The DNA segment GTTTTCACAAAGGAAAAGATGTCAATTTTCTAACGGGGTTCACTCTCATTGAACTCCTCGTCGTCATCTCCATCATCGGACTTCTTTCGTCTGTGGTTTTCGCGTCATTAAATAGCGCGAGGGAGAAGGCACGGATCGCGGCGGGACTTCAGTTCGGCTCGCAATTGTACCGCGCCTACGGCGCGAATGCCGTTGGAACCTATAATTTTAGCGAGGGAAGCGGAACTTCCCTCGGTGATATAAGTGGCTATAATAACAACGGCACTATTACCGGAGCGACATGGAGCACGGATGTTCCTCATTCAGGCAAGACGCGCTCGCTCTTTTTCAACGGGTCTTCTTTTGTGAGAGTTCCGTACAAGTCCTCTATGGCCATAGGACCCGGTGGGTTTACGTACATGGCATGGATAAAGCCGACTGTTGTGGCTGGCCAAAGCTATAATATGTTTATGGGGCAGTATCTGCCTTATTTTTGTATTAGGGAAAGTGGGCGCCTTTTCACAAATCTTGGAAGCGTAGGTGGAGGAACGCAAAAGACCTTACAGGGAAATTC comes from the bacterium genome and includes:
- a CDS encoding LamG-like jellyroll fold domain-containing protein, yielding MKRGFTPLENKEKISREENTRRLQWFGFHKGKDVNFLTGFTLIELLVVISIIGLLSSVVFASLNSAREKARIAAGLQFGSQLYRAYGANAVGTYNFSEGSGTSLGDISGYNNNGTITGATWSTDVPHSGKTRSLFFNGSSFVRVPYKSSMAIGPGGFTYMAWIKPTVVAGQSYNMFMGQYLPYFCIRESGRLFTNLGSVGGGTQKTLQGNSVVSLNQWHHVALTYDETGYIKIYLDGKIDATSPQYSGAVPPSSNDFYIGQWNSAGTYKFRGYITDVVVINSAVGIAEIREHYARGIAQGIGVDE